From Linepithema humile isolate Giens D197 chromosome 8, Lhum_UNIL_v1.0, whole genome shotgun sequence, one genomic window encodes:
- the LOC137001597 gene encoding uncharacterized protein has translation MDNKNIIISLNDNNNVTQDQLSNENSSIEVEQVQREESFFWTDANTKFFLSLYKENIDLLAERKIKTKKILWKKISEKMQLQGYNVSALQVENKYKSLERSFKNIKTHNKKTGRNRLSCPYETELTEILGGKHSIEPLLLSGNKDIIVRNEKSSTSL, from the exons atggataataaaaatataattatttcattaaatgacaataataatgtaacacAAGATCAATTAAGCAACGAAAATTCATCCATTGAAGTGGAACAAGTACAGAGAGAGGAATCCTTTTTTTGGACAGATGCAAATACCAAattctttctatctttatataaagaaaacatagATCTTCTtgctgaaagaaaaattaaaacgaaaaagattttgtggaaaaaaatttcggaaaaaatgcaattgcaaGGTTACAACGTTTCTGCACTGCAAGTTGAgaacaaatataaatcgtTGGAacgttcttttaaaaacataaaaactcataataaaaaaactggaAGAAATAGATTATCTTGTCCTTACGAGAC GGAATTAACAGAGATATTAGGCGGAAAACACAGTATTGaaccattattattatctggAAATAAAGACATAATTGTAAGAAACGAAAAATCATCCACATCTTTgtaa
- the LOC137001594 gene encoding uncharacterized protein codes for MYCVVFWDQYCQIVPNCWINFLQKTFAYPSSKYNMTNAIKKKLKPGNDWNVSNYHKILGPYDTYDKAREIEKSCINISTSDEVQLATLNDSEKNQTLPAKRLIKQRQFYGDSSDDDNHNPSASKRNKTIELPPGNYKNRWGNATPKQLEGAPANPEYNKKQDLICDKTSSVNKDKPIISDIPSSLKDHLFSLQVFHEENESEEMEINDDIADCYREIGSNEENSNYNIEIDNDDKEAEDETIDAEVNLPIVTVNMNEEIHASLNSLSEKLNILYEGFEQLRKEIKQEAAKNSSKLSAILAILRDKFPANEGINEVTMDLMPQFPLTSIEQYLEFNETLKNNEAFCKCFDKRIKCIGGDSIQKMVSNILTNCISFDLGHKLSWTGAKNTIAIENSTFANIIVAAVSFTKGKGPDCTVTSIVKHIKSWLQHAGDKMRYRMKKQQ; via the exons atgtatTGCGTTGTATTTTGGGACCAATATTGCCAAATTGTTCCTAACTGTTGGAtaaactttttgcaaaaaacattTGCATATCCATcatctaaatataatatgactaatgcaataaaaaaaaagctgaaGCCTGGAAATGATTGGAACGTTtccaattatcataaaattttgggACCTTATGATACTTACGATAAAGCtcgagaaatagaaaagtcaTGCATTAACATCTCGACTTCAGATGAAGTTCAATTAGCTACATTAAATGATTCTGAAAAAAACCAAACATTACCTGCAAAACGTTTGATAAAACAAAGACAATTTTATGGCGATTCTTCTGACGATGACAATCATAATC cAAGTGCTTCcaaaagaaacaaaacaatAGAATTACCGCcaggaaattataaaaatcgctGGGGAAATGCTACACCTAAACAACTTGAAGGAGCACCGGCAAATCCAGAATATAATAAGAAGCAA GACCTCATATGTGATAAAACCTCAAGTGTTAACAAAGACAAGCCAATCATTTCTGATATTCCTTCATCTTTGAAGGACCATCTATTTTCGCTTCAAGTTTTCCACGAAGAGAATGAAAGTGaagaaatggaaataaatgaTGATATTGCTGACTGTTATCGAGAAATCGGTAGTAACGAggaaaattctaattataatatagaaattgacAATGATGATAAAGAAGCTGAAGACGAAACTATCG ATGCAGAAGTGAATCTTCCAATAGTGACAGTGAATATGAATGAAGAAATACATGCATCTCTGA attCTTTAAGTGAAaagctaaatattttatatgaaggctttgaacaattaagaaaagagataaaacaAGAAGCAGCTAAAAATAGTTCCAAACTGAGTGCAATACTTGCTATTTTAAGAGATAAATTTCCAGCAAACGAAGGAATTAATGAAGTTACTATGGATTTGATGCCTCAATTTCCTTTGACATCAATTGAACAATACCTAGAATTCAatgaaacattgaaaaataatgaagcattttgtaaatgtttt gacaaaagaattaaatgtattGGTGGTGACTCCATACAAAAAATGGTTTCCAATATTCTAACAAACTGTATATCATTTGACCTTGGTCATAAGCTATCTTGGACCGGTGCAAAAAATACGATTGCAATAGAAAATTCTACTTTTGCAAACATCATAGTTG CGGCTGTAAGTTTTACAAAAGGCAAAGGACCTGACTGCACCGTTACATCCATTGTAAAACATATCAAGAGCTGGTTACAACATGCTGGTGATAAGATGAGATATAGAATGAAAAAACAACAATAG